From the genome of Lysinibacter sp. HNR:
ACGGTGTGGGTGCTCGCGGGGGACGGCTGCCTACAGGAGGGGGTATCCGCCGAGGCCTCAAGTCTGGCCGGAACGCTGGGCCTGGATAACCTAGTGCTTATCTGGGACGACAATAACATCACCATCGATAGTACAAACGCCGAAACATTCTCGGAAGACGTACGAGCGCGCTACCGATCCTACGGCTGGCGAGTGCTCGAGATCGATGACGCCAACGATCTCGAAAACCTCGAAACCACCCTCACCAAGGCCCGCGAAAGAACGGGCGCACCCACCCTGGTCGCCCTCAAAAGCATTATCGGGTACCCTTCCAAGGCTGTTGGAGGAACCTCCGCTGCACACGCGGGGGCATTTGGTGAAGAAGATCTGGCACATATTAAGCGCACGCTCGGTTTTGACCCGGCCGCCACCCTGCTCGATCTGGTGCCGAAAGACGTTCTCCTCCACACTCGTCAGGCGCTCGAACGCGGCCGAGCCGCGGAGGAGTCCTGGACTAAGCAGCACGCCATCTGGGCTTCGCGCAATCCGCACGAAGCAGAGCTTGCGAATCACCTCGAAGCCCCCGGTGCCTCGGTAGGGGCCTGGCAGGAACTGCTCCGTCCCCTCCTGGGAGACCTTCCCCCGGAGGGAACCCCGATTGCGACCCGCAAAACAAACAACACCGTCATCAGGGCGCTGCACAACACCCCCGGAGCCCCTTCAGGAAGCGTAATCTGGGGCGGATCCGCTGACCTGGCCGGCTCAACCAGCGTTGCCATCGAGGGCAAGGCCTACGGGAGGACCTTCCCACAGGGAAACTTCATCCGCTACGGAATTCGTGAGCACGCGATGGCTGCCATAATGAACGGCATAGCCCTGCACTCACCGTGGAGAGCGTACGGATCAACCTATCTGGTGTTCAGCGACTACCTACGCCCGGCACTCCGGCTCAGCGCGCTCATGCGGCTCCCCCATATTTTTGTATTCAGCCACGACTCCGTGGCCGTGGGCGAAGACGGCCCAACACACCAGCCGGTGGAACAACTTGCCTCGCTCCGCGCCCTCCCCGGGCTTGATGTCGTTCGACCCGCCGACGCCCGTGAAACCATTGCAGCCTGGCACCGCATTGCCGCAACGAGCAACCACCCCACAGCCCTGGTCGTGTCCCGACAGGACCTCCCCGTTCTCCCGGAACCCCCCGACATCATTGCCGAGGTTTCTCGCGGAGGCTATATCGTATGGCAGTCCGGCTCGGGCCTTGACCTTGCGCTCATCGCAACCGGCTCTGAGGTGTCCGTCGCCCTCGAGGCCGCACGCACCCTCACCGCAGAGGGGCACGACGTCCGGGTGATCTCAATGCCCTGTACACAGTGGTTCGATGAACAACCTGTGGAGTATCGCGACTCAGTACTTCCACGTTCCCTCGCCGCCCGCGTCACGGTTGAGGCAGGTAGCACCGACGGATGGTGGAAATACACAGGGCTCTCGGGAAGCGTTATCGGCATTGACCGTTTTGGAGTGTCGGGAAGCGGAGCTGAGGTCATGTCTTCCCTAGGAATTACAGCGGAAAACATTACAAACCACGCGCGCCTTCTTCTCTCTCCTCAGGAAAAGTGGTCATCGCAATCAAAAGGCCAAGGATAATAGTGAGGAAGGAAAAACGCAGATAACGATCACACAGATCGTTTTTACAGAACTTTGAGGGGGTTTCCCCCGCATCAACACCTATTATTAAAGCAATGATTGATCTCACACGGTTTCACACCATACTCTTTGACCTAGACGGCGTACTTACCCCCACCGCAGAGGTGCATAGAAGAGCCTGGCAAACGCTCTTCACACGCTATTTTGAACGGAAAAATATACCGGATCCCTATCAGGACAGTGATTATTTTTCCTACCTTGATGGCAAGCCCCGCTACGAGGGTGTAGAGAGTCTCCTCGAGTCACGCTCAATCACGCTGCCGTGGGGAACCCCGTCCGACTCTCCCGACGCAGAAACCGTGTGCGGCCTGGGCAACCGCAAAAACGTAGAGTTCTCACACATTCTGGCCACAGATGGAGTCAACGCCTATCCCGGTTCACTGCGCTTCCTCAACGCACTGGCCCACACACCACTTAGACTCGGAGTGGTCTCAAGCTCAAAAAATGCGGAAGCCGTGCTCGGTGCTGCCGGTCTGCGTGAAAGGTTTCCCGTTGTCATCGACGGTGTGGTCTCCGAGACCAAAGACCTCCCGGGGAAACCGCAACCCGACACATTTGAGTTTGCGGCAAGACTGTTAGACAGCACTCCGCAGCGATCCGTCGTTGTTGAAGACGCAATCTCAGGAATCCAAGCGGGGCGTACCGGAGACTTTGGACTGGTTATCGGGGTAGACCGAGGAGTTGGACACACAGCTCTTCTTCAAGCCGGAGCAGATATCGTAGTCTCCGATCTCGACGACCTAGTCCCGTCAGTTCCCCCAGCTCACACCTTCGAAAAACCCGCAGAAAGAAACCCCCTGTGAACGTTACTCCTCTGACTTCCCCTCTCTCTCCCGAGGCCTTCCTGGATCGCACCCGCTATCCCGTTGACGAGTGGGAAATAAGCGAAAAACAATTTGATGAGTCCGACCTCGGACGTAGCGAATCAATTTTTACAACCGGTAACGGATACCTGGGCATGCGTGGCAACCACGAGGAGGGGCATGAGCACCAGGAACACGGGACGTTTATTAACGGCCTACACGAGACTTTCCCCATCCTGCACGCGGAGCAAGCTTATGGTTTTGCCCAGGTGGGACAGACAATCGTCAACGCCCCCGACGCCAAGACTATCCGGCTCTACGTTGATGATGAGCCGCTGAGCCTGCGCGACTCCGAGCTTCTTCACTACGACCGCACGCTTAATTTCACGGAGGGAACACTTAAACGCTCGCTCATCTGGATGACCCCCTCAGGCAAGAAGGTTCTTGTCCAATCAGAGCGAATGGTGTCTTTTGCCGAGCGCCACCTGGCAGTACTCACCTTCACGGTGACCATGCTCGAGGGCAACGCCCCCATTGCTATTTCATGCCAGCTACTCAACCGCCAGGACGGCAAAGACGAGTACGGCGTTTTTAACAAAAAAGACGACCTCGAATTTGACCCCCGCAAAACAAATAGTTTCACTGATCGGGTGCTTCAGCCACAAATCTTTTGGCAGGATGGCCCCCGCTCCATGCTGAGCTACCGAGTCGCCCGCTCGGGTATGACGGTAGCGGTTGGTGCCGACCACTATGTTGAGTCGGAGGCCGACGTTGTGGAGAGAAGCTCCATCGACGGTGACATCGCTAAGCACGTCTTTCGCCTACAGGCCACCGAGGGACAATCTGTCACCGTCACCAAAGTGGTGAGCTATCACTCCTCACCGAGCGTCCCAGCGCGCGAACTTGTTGACCGCTGCCGCAGAACCCTTGATCGAGTAGAAACCGAGGGCGTTTCGCTTCAGTTCGATAAGCAACGCGAGTGGCTCTCAGAGTATTGGGAGCGCTCCGACGTCACGGTTGAGGGTAACCCCGCGGTACAGCAGGCAATCCGATGGAACCTTTTCCAGCTCGCTCAGGCATCAGCCCGCGCCGAGGGGCACGGAATACCTGCCAAGGGCCTCACCGGAAGCGGTTATAGCGGACACTACTTCTGGGACACAGAAATCTACGTGCTCCCGTACCTCACCTACACCTCACCGCGTTTTGCCCGCAACGCCCTACGCTTCCGCTATAACATGCTCCCCGCGGCCCGGAGACGGGCTGTCGATCTTAACGAACGCGGAGCTCTTTTCCCCTGGCGCACCATCAGCGGAGAAGAGGCCTCCGCCTACTACGCCGCCGGAACGGCACAGTTCCATATCGATGCGGATATCACCTACGCGCTCGCAAAATATGTCTCTGCCACAAATGACGACGAATTTCTTGCCCGGGAGGGCGTTGATGTTGTTGTAGAGACCGCACGAATGTGGACCGATCTGGGGTTTTGGCGCCACAGCGGGGATGAAACATTCCATATTCACGGCGTTACAGGACCAGACGAGTACACCACAGTGGTAAACGACAACCTCTTTACCAATGTAATGGCCCGCTTTAACCTTGAGTACGCCGTTAACACTGTGCGTCGCCTCGCCGCCACCCGGCCCGAGGAATACGCACAGATGGCAAATCGCCTCAACCTGGACGAAAACGAGGTGTTGGAGTGGAGCCACGCGGCACGATCAATGAATATTCCCTTTGATGAGCACCTCGGCATTCACCCCCAGGACGCTCATTTTCTTGAGCGCGAGGTGTGGGACCTAGAAAATACACCAGCCTCTATGCGCCCGTTACTTCTGCACTATCACCCCCTGGTCATCTACCGCTTCCAGGTGCTTAAGCAGGCCGACGTTGTTCTTGCCATGCTTCTGCAGGGTGAATACTTCACGGAAGAACAGAAGCTGGCGAACTTCGAGTACTACGACCCGATCACCACCGGAGACTCCACACTCTCCGCGGTAGTTCAGTCAATCATTGCGGCCGAGGTTGGGTACCACGAACTCGCCCTGCACTATTTTCACAACGCGCTCTTTGTTGATCTCGCGGATCTCCACAACAATACGTCGGACGGTGTCCACGTTGCCTCAACCGGTGGAACGTGGAGTGCTCTCGTCTTTGGATTTGGAGGAATGAAGGATCACCGCGGACACATCTCGTTTGACCCCCGCCTACCGAAGAGCTGGACGAAGCTCTCGTTTAAAATGACGATTCGCGGAACACGGCTGCGCATCACTGTCACTCAGGACAGCATCGAGTTTGAGGTCGAAGACGGTGATAGCGTGAGCGTGAGCGTACGCGGACAAAGCGTTACCCTCACATCGGCGGCCCCGGTAACCGTCGCGCTTGATGGGCAGGGACCGCGTCGATCTGGTGCCCCCAGCGCACGGGACCTGCGTGACAATCGCCGCGCAGACGGTACGCTCATTACCCAATCGGTTCCTCATCTTTAGGGTTTCTTTGCTAGCGTGGCGCTCAGCCCACAGTAGACCCTCGCCCCGTTGGAACTTCGAATCCACTATTAGAAAACAGCAATAAAAAACCGGCCCGCCCGATATCTCCCCGTCACGCAGACACCACGACTGGATAGACTAGGAAATTTTCGGATGGGCCGGTGTGCTATTCGATTCGTGTGGCCCGCTACCCCGCAGGCCACACACACGAAACTGTTTAGCTTGATTGATGGTTAGGCACGGACGGCGACAAAGGCCTTGCCCGTGTACTCACGGTAGAGCTCACATACACGCTGGAACCCACCGATAGCACGCTGGTACTGGGCGATCGAGGCTTCCGCATTTAGAAACGCCTGCTTCACCAGTACCAAATACTCTTCGGCTTCATTGCATTTGCGATGAATCTCTAACTCCATTGCATTCATAACCCCAACACTACGTAAATTTTCAGCAAGATAACCTCAAACTCTCACGAAGACTTAGGAAGATTTGAGATTTTGTTAAATACCGGGATTTTTATAGCTTTTAACCCCACATATTGATCTACGTAGCCCGAAAACAGCCTCGTTGAACTACAAACCCATTAATAAACACCCACGCGCGAGAAGCACTTTCACCTGTTATCAGAGGTGTCAGGGCATGCCCAGACCGCGAATACATCGAATACAAAAAAACCTCTGTAGGTTTGGAGTTCAGCGTGCTACGCTTGCGTAAGATGATAGACCAGTTTCGCCTCGCGGCTCCGAATTGAATGTGTGTGGTCATGGACAACACGCCGCTTCTAGGCTTTTCCCACAGCAACACACAAATCCCCTCGTGTGCGCTCAAGCACACAGTAGTTATCGAAGGTCTATTACACACTCCGGTTACCTCGGCGCTCACCGCCCAAAACCCCACTAGCTCGCTGTTTGTGCGAAGCAGGCCAGGTCTCAGTACCAAACCTACTATTCGCCCGAACGGTGATGCCGTGATTCCCCCGTCTCACGATCGACACCTATTTTCTTTGCGCGTCACGCAAAGAAAAGTCGCTTGTAAGATCATCGCGGCAACCCGTCTCGAAGACCGAGTCGGAAAACACAGAGAAAAGAGAAACACATGCCTACAGGCACCGTGAAATGGTTCGACTCAGAAAAAGGCTTCGGCTTTATTGCACCAGACGACGGAACCCCCGACGTCTTTGCGCACTATTCTGCCATTGCAACAAACGGTTATCGCACACTCGATGAGAACCAAAAAGTTGAGTTCGACACCGCCCGTGGACCCAAGGGACCCCAGGCTGAGAACATCCGTCCCCTCTAAGCGGGATCGGGCGTTAAGCGACATAAAATCGCGCTCATTCCTGTTTCCATAACGGGAATCTCACGGTTGGGTCGCGGGGTATAACTCTACCCCGCGACCCAATTTTATGCGTTTGCAGGGAGGTTTCTGGATACCGCATCTCCTCACGCAACTCACACACGCGACACGCAACAGCGTTGCAACCCTGTGGGGTGTTTCCTGAGATACAGCCTCACTCACCCGTAATAAAGTTAACAGCGTGAATCAACCCATCTCGCGTCGTTCCCTGCTTATCGGTGCAACTACCGTCCTTGCAGCAGCTACCCCCCTCGCGCTGGCCGGATGCTCCACGGTAGCCTCGCGTGATCCTGAATCCACCCGGGGAGAGATCAACTTTAACAATGAGTTGACAATACCTCCCCTCGCTGAATCCTCACAAACACCCGACGGGCACCGATCGTTTAACCTCACACCCCGGAGCTCAAAAACCGAGTTTATACCGGGGCGCGATACTACTACCTTTGGATATAACGGTTCCTACCTCGGCCCCACGATCAGGGCACAGCGCGGTGAGACGGTTGCCATCCACGTGCAAAACGATCTCTCCGAGGCCACGACGGTTCATTGGCACGGCATGAAGCTCCCCGCAGCTATGGACGGCGGCCCCCATCAAACCATACACCCGGGAGACTCCTGGACAGCCACCTGGACCATCAATCAGCCCGCCGCAACGGCCTGGTACCATCCGCATCCGCACGGACGCACGGAGGCCCAGGTAAACATGGGTTTGGCTGGAATCTTTATCATTGACGATGACACAGAGACCGGAACTCGGCTCCCCCACAACTACGGCGTGGATGATATCCCCGTTGTGGTACAGGATCGTATGTTTTCCTCTTCCGGAGAATTCACCACCAGGGAGCGGGCAGTGACCGGTTACGTGGGAGACACCATTTTGGTGAACGGAACGCTCGCACCCTACTTCACCGCCACAACCGAAACTCTCCGGCTGCGACTCCTCAATGGCTCAAGCGCCCGCACCTATAACTTTGCGTTTTCGGACGGCCGCGAATTTTCTCTTGTTGCGACGGATAGTGGATACGTTGCGGGTGCAATTCAACTCTCAAGCATTATTCTTTCCCCCGGGGAACGGGCCGAAATCATTGTCCGTCTCAGCCCCTCCGACTCCTGCGTTTTACAGTCTCTACCTTACGATTCCCGCATGAGCTTCACCCACGCAAACGCAGCCGGAGCAAACGACTCTCTCGATATCCTTCAGATCCGCGCTGCCGATCATCTGCTGCCCGGAAGCACCCTTCCGTCTCTCCTGGCCGCTGCAGAGGACGCCCTACTCACAGATGCTAACAGCGCGACAGCCCGAAAAAGATTTGAGCTGAGCGGTCACCTCATCAACGCCAAGTCGATGGATATGACACGAATTGATGAGGTGGTGGCTGCCGGAGCGGTAGAGCTGTGGGAGATTCGTAACATTCATGTCCAGGCGCATAATTTTCACGTTCACAACGCGCGCTTTACCGTCCTCAGCGTTGATAACGAGCCTCCCCCACCCCATCTCGCGGGATGGAAAGACACGGTTTTTCTCCCCGCAGGAACATCGGTACGTTGCCTGATCACGTTTGGCCCCTATCCCGATCCCTACCTGCCCTATATGTACCACTGCCACCTGCTCTGGCACGAGGACATGGGCATGATGGGCCAGTACACCGTGGTAGCTCCCGACGAGGTCAGCTCCGCCCCGCGCAAGATCACCGCCCCACCCGGCGCGGGAGCAACGGGACACCATCCCGGGATGTCCCACTGACGAGGGTCTTTGCCCGCATCATCTAGTTTTTGATGCTAATCTCACGTTTAGCGCTGTCTGCACGTTTATAGGGTAGAAAAAGATTTCCCCTGCGGGAACAGCCGCAAACAAAGGAGAAAACGTGCAAGACACAACAGGGATAGTCCACGCTATCGCACCTACTCCGCTCGGCGACCTCACCTTCGTCGCAGACGGGAAGGCACTCCGCGCGATTTATTTCCCCGGCCACTGGACGAACCCCAACGATGAGGCCCGGGGGGAAGCTGTCGATTGGGATTCAGAACCAATCTTTGCGCTTGCACTGCAACAGATCAAAGAGTATCTCGACACCACGAGAAAAGAATTCTCTGTCCCCACGGCACCGGTCGGAAACGAGTTTCAACTCAGGGTGTGGGATATTCTGCGCGCCATCCCCTACGGGAGCACCCGAACCTACGGTGACATCGCCCACGAGCTGGGCTCCCCCTCACTGGCTCGACGTGTGGGCGGGGCCGTGGGAAGCAACCCGCTCAGTATCATCATCCCCTGTCACCGGGTAGTGGGAAGCGACGGCTCTCTTACCGGATATGCAGGAGGGCTCGAACGCAAACGGTTACTACTGCAGCTGGAAGAACCACCACTCGAGGAAAGCGGCAAACTATTTTAGGAAAAGGCTCATGGCTCGGATTCTCCTTCACAGGCGACCTTGAACATCAATTATCCAGAGGTCTCCAACTCAGCGCTCTGAGCGCGCCAAGAACGATAGGCTACGGGCATACAAAGCTATATCGAGGCTACCGCACGATCTCCTACAACCCGTGCCGCCCAAACGGTGCCACAGGTTGTGCAACCAACCCGACCCTTCTTGTGCCCTTTGGCTAATCACCGAGCACCAACCACAGCAAGAAATCGAGACCCACAATGAGCAATAATTCCGGTTCAATCGCCACCGAAACAGACGCGGCCACTGCCGGTACGACTGGAGCCGACATCAGCACGAAGATAAAAACAGATACGGTCATCATTGGTGAAGATGGACTCACCCGACCCGCCTGGGCTCACGCAAACCCCCTCATGCGCGCATACTACGACACCGAGTGGGGAATGCCCGTACGCGAGGAGCAGGGTCTACTCGAACGCATCTGCCTTGAGGGTTTCCAGTCGGGTCTCTCATGGAATACAATCCTGCACAAACGAGAGGCGTTCAGAGAAGTGTTTGCAGATTTCCACCCCGAAACAGTCGCCGCCTACGGAGACAAAGACGTTGACCAGCTGATGGCCGATCCCCGCATCGTCAGAAATCGAGCCAAGATTCTTGCAACAATCAAAAATGCTCGGGCAACCATCACGCTCCGAAATGAGGGCGGTCTGGTAAAATTTGTGTGGTCTTTTCAGCCAGAGACAACCCCGGCACCACAAACACCCGCAGACATTCCCACACAGTCTCCCGAGTCTCGGGCCCTCTCGACCGCCCTGCGCAAACGAGGTTTCTCCTTTGTGGGACCCGTGACGATGTACGCTCTCATGGAGGCCATAGGCATGGTGGACACACACCTGGTAAATAGCCACAGGCGAGGTAGTTCGGGAGTGTGGGGCTAGGCGACGAGAAACTTCCAAAGCCACGTAGACGGACCTTGACACTCAAGGATACTCTGCACTAAAAGAGCCTTGGCTGTTCTATGGGAGAAAAAGATGGCGTGGCAATGCTACGCTCACGACTCTGCTCAAGTCCGTGATCCCTCATCAGAGGGCGTATCCGACCCGCCAATTGTTCTCGATATTCTCGAGGCACGTAGGCTGATGCCTTCGAGTACAGCATGTTGTACCGATCCACAAGCTCCGGATGGGTCTCTTCCAACCACCGCATAAACCAGGCTTTAACACCCGGCCGAAGATGAAGCGGAGCATAGAGAACACGGGTTGCCCCAGACTCAGCGATGAGCTGCAGGGCCCGATCCAGGTGCTCCCTGCTATCCGTCAGATAGGGCAGAATAGGCATCATAAAGACGGAACAGCTTAAACCCCCCTCCACCGCCGCGCGCACCGTGGACAGGCGTGCGGCGGTGGAGGGGGTTCCAGGCTCAATCGATTGCTGCAGCTCATCATCAAAAATTGCGATGGATACCGCCACGTCTACGGAAACACTGGCGGCAGCGTCCACCAGCACAGGTAGGTCACGCCGCAAGAGTGTGCCCTTAGTGAGGACTGAAAGCGAGGTTCCCGAGTTTGCGAGTGCACCAATAATCCCCGGCATCAGGGAGTACCGCCCCTCGGCACGCTGATAGGGGTCTGTATTTGTACCGAGCGCCACGGGGTGTCGCGCCCACGAGGGTTTGGATAGTTCCCGAGTAAGAACCTCCACAACGTTTACCTTCACGATAACTTGTGAGTCAAAATCTTCTCGCTCGTTCAAATCGAGGTATGTGTGGCTCGTGCGCGCAAAACAGTACACACAGGCGTGCGTGCATCCGCGATAGGGGTTTATCGTCCACCCAAACGGCATGGTTGACCGACTATGAACACGGTTCAACGCGCTCTTCGCAAGAACCTCATGAAACGTGATCCCCTTGAATTCCGGAGCACGCACTGTTTTTACCAGGCCGTCTAGCCGAGTCAGCCCAGGAAGGGTGCCTTGTTCTTGAGCGGTAACTTTCTGGGCATTCCATCGCATCGATACATTCGAACATATATTCGAATATTGTGCAAGTGCGCCCGTCCTTGCCGGTTGGCCTAGCGACGCTGAGCCCTGCGGTACGGAGAAACAGTTGGGTCGCCCTGCAGCCAAAAACGCCACGGAAAGAGCTCGGAACCGCCCTCCCCACCCACACCCGTTCGGGGGCCTCGAGAAAAATTGGGGAGGGGATACCTGAGTACCCTCACCAGGGCGATGCCCGGCGGGGACTCCGTCAGAGCGTCAATCCCATTGTGCTCGGGATACCTCAACCCCACAGCCCGAGCAAACCGCCCGGGACCCCGCGCCAAATCCAGATCCGTTTTACTTGTGGGTCTTCTTTGGCGAGCGATATCCCTCCCGTCAACAACCTCACCGGCACGAAAGAGTACAGCTGACGGCAACCCGACGGGCGAACAAACGAGGTTTACCGCGCTATGCATTCCATAGTTAAAGTACACGTAGAGCCCGCCCGCTACACCAAACATCACCTCGTTGCGCGGAGTCATCCCCATACGGGCGTGAGAACCCGGATCGGCTATCCGACCGGTTCCCTTCCCGTGATATGCTTCAACCTCGGTAAGACGAACGGTGACAGTCCCCTCCGGCAAGCGAGTAGTAAAAAGGGCACCCAGGAGTTCCGGAGCCACTTCTAGCGCATCCCGCTCAAAAAAGGCTCGGGTGGGGACAAGAAAATCGGTGTTACTCACGGCCACTGTGAGACCCCTACGGTCGTGACGGATCGCTCCGCACCCGCTCGTACCATTTTACAGCAGATCACGCTCGGCCCCGGTCGGGCTACTTCCTCGGTCACAACAAAGCACCCGTAAAGGCAAGAATCTCTCGAACAACCGGCTCTGCGGGAAAGAGCGTGGTGCCGTGATTTCTCCCGGGCAGGGGAACAAAGAGTCCCCCCATTACCTCTGCGGCCCGCTGCGACTGCGCATAGCGGGGATTATCTTCAGTTCCCGCCATCCACAGGGTGGGCACCGCAACGTGTACCAGAACCTCCTCGGGAATCCCCCGCTCGGTCTCAACCCGTTCAAAGTACGCGGCGAGCGCATGTGGATCGTTTCGCTCAAAAACACCGCGGGTCGAGGAGTCGACTCGGCCGCCCGCTCGTTCCTCCCATCCCTCGATAAAGGCGGACATCCCCCCGATGCGAAGAGCCTCCAGGTAATCGGGAAAGAAAAGGCGCGCCACCTGACCTGCCGATCCGGCGGGTGTACCGCCCAGCATGCTTGCGCTTGTTATGCGTTCGGGGTGGGTCACCGCCATCTCCAGGGAGAGCCGGGCCCCGATGGAGTATCCCACAAAGTGGGCGGAACCGGCCCCCACCTCATCGAGAACGGCAATCAGATCCAGGAGAAACAGATCGCGCGAGTAGGAATCTGCGAAGTGGGGTTTATCGCTCAGACCGTGCCCGCGCAGGTCAACCGTTACAACACGAAACGCCTCTCGAAACCCACGAACATAGCCGAGGCCACGCCAGCTGGCCCGGGAGAGGCCTGAGCCGTGGATCAGAAGGATGACGGGACGCTCTGCATTGTTATCATCCACCTCATAGGAAATTCGCACCCCGTCTGCAGGATTGTAAGCCTCCCCACGAATCATCGTTGCCCGCCCTCGTGCAGGGGCGCTGTCGCGGTTGCGTCACTGAGCGGACCCACGTTGGTGATCCGGATAACAGCCTCGCCGGCCGTGACCGATTCGGCCAGGTCAACCTCAGCACTCATGCCCCAGTCGTGGTCACCCTCGGGGTCATCAAATATCTGCCGAACCAACCAGACTCCGCGACTCTTTTCGGGGGTCTCATCCACAGTGATCAGGTGCGGGCCTCGTGCCTGGGGTCCAATGCCTAAGGATTCATACTCGGCAAAATAGGCGTCAAGAGCATCCGCCCAACGTTCGGAGTCCCAGCCCGAGGTCCCATCAATCTCTCCCAGTTCTTCAACCCTATCCAGGGCAGCCAGTTGCACCCGGCGAAACATTTCGTTTCTGATGAGCACCAGAAAGGCCCGGCGATTACTCAAAATGTTTCGCGGGGTGGGCGGGAGGGAGCGGGCCACCTGTTCGTGCTGGGCCGGATCGGGATGAGCCAACTCTTCCCACTCGTCCAGCAGGCTTGAGTCTACCTGGCGCACCAACTCGCCAAGCCACTCGATAATATCGAGCAGCTCCTCGCTCTTCTTCTCGTCGGGCACCGTCTGACTGATCGCCCGATAGGCATCCGAGAGATACCGAAGAACCAGACCTTCAGAGCGCGCAACCTTGTAAAACGATACGTACTCGGTAAACGTCATTGCCCGCTCGTACATGTCGCGCACAACAGATTTGGGAGACAGCTCAAAGTCGCGGGCCCAGGGGCGTTCGGCAGCGTACAGTTCAAAAGCTGCGTCCAGAAGCTCTTTCAGGGGCTTGGGATGGGTGACGTCATCAAGCAGTTCCATACGCTCGTCGTATTCGATGCCCTCCTGCTTCATCGCCGCCACGGCCTCACCCCGCGCGAGGAATTGCTGTGCGTTGGTGATGGGTCGGGGGTCTTCGAGCGTGGACTCGATCACCGAGATCACGTCAAGAGAGTGGGTAGGAATATCCTCATCGAGAAGTTCCAACGCAGCAATAGCAAACGGCGAGAGCGGCTGGTTGAGAGCAAAGTTGGCTTGAAGATCAACCGTGAGCCTGAAGCGTGTGCGCTCCTTCTCGTCCGTGTACTGCTCAACTATTCCAGCGGAACGCAGTGTACGGTAAATCTCTATCGCCCGCAGGGCCAGTTCGTATTGACGGGCTCGAGGCTCATGATTATCGAAGACTAGAGTTTTGACCGTTTCAAAAGCGTCGCGTCCCTGGGCTATCACGTTGAGCATCATTGAATGGGTAATCACCATGCTGCTCGCCATCTTTTCCGGTTCCGCCGCAATGATCCGCTCAAAGCTGGGCTCACCCCAGGAGACAAAGCCCTGCGGGGCTTTTTTGCGGATAATCTTACGTTTTTTCTTGGGATCATCTCCCGCTTTCTGGACCATTTTG
Proteins encoded in this window:
- a CDS encoding cold-shock protein, translated to MPTGTVKWFDSEKGFGFIAPDDGTPDVFAHYSAIATNGYRTLDENQKVEFDTARGPKGPQAENIRPL
- a CDS encoding glycosyl hydrolase family 65 protein, with translation MNVTPLTSPLSPEAFLDRTRYPVDEWEISEKQFDESDLGRSESIFTTGNGYLGMRGNHEEGHEHQEHGTFINGLHETFPILHAEQAYGFAQVGQTIVNAPDAKTIRLYVDDEPLSLRDSELLHYDRTLNFTEGTLKRSLIWMTPSGKKVLVQSERMVSFAERHLAVLTFTVTMLEGNAPIAISCQLLNRQDGKDEYGVFNKKDDLEFDPRKTNSFTDRVLQPQIFWQDGPRSMLSYRVARSGMTVAVGADHYVESEADVVERSSIDGDIAKHVFRLQATEGQSVTVTKVVSYHSSPSVPARELVDRCRRTLDRVETEGVSLQFDKQREWLSEYWERSDVTVEGNPAVQQAIRWNLFQLAQASARAEGHGIPAKGLTGSGYSGHYFWDTEIYVLPYLTYTSPRFARNALRFRYNMLPAARRRAVDLNERGALFPWRTISGEEASAYYAAGTAQFHIDADITYALAKYVSATNDDEFLAREGVDVVVETARMWTDLGFWRHSGDETFHIHGVTGPDEYTTVVNDNLFTNVMARFNLEYAVNTVRRLAATRPEEYAQMANRLNLDENEVLEWSHAARSMNIPFDEHLGIHPQDAHFLEREVWDLENTPASMRPLLLHYHPLVIYRFQVLKQADVVLAMLLQGEYFTEEQKLANFEYYDPITTGDSTLSAVVQSIIAAEVGYHELALHYFHNALFVDLADLHNNTSDGVHVASTGGTWSALVFGFGGMKDHRGHISFDPRLPKSWTKLSFKMTIRGTRLRITVTQDSIEFEVEDGDSVSVSVRGQSVTLTSAAPVTVALDGQGPRRSGAPSARDLRDNRRADGTLITQSVPHL
- the tkt gene encoding transketolase; the protein is MSSPQNQTFTETDIAAINAARLIPIQVVQDKGHGHAGTAAALAPLSYVLFQRILRHSPAHPEWLGRDRFVLSAGHASLLFYTQNYLSGYGLTLADIAAARSFHSRTPGHPEIEMTPGVEMSTGPLGQGVASAVGMAMAASRKRALLPSSGDLYDHTVWVLAGDGCLQEGVSAEASSLAGTLGLDNLVLIWDDNNITIDSTNAETFSEDVRARYRSYGWRVLEIDDANDLENLETTLTKARERTGAPTLVALKSIIGYPSKAVGGTSAAHAGAFGEEDLAHIKRTLGFDPAATLLDLVPKDVLLHTRQALERGRAAEESWTKQHAIWASRNPHEAELANHLEAPGASVGAWQELLRPLLGDLPPEGTPIATRKTNNTVIRALHNTPGAPSGSVIWGGSADLAGSTSVAIEGKAYGRTFPQGNFIRYGIREHAMAAIMNGIALHSPWRAYGSTYLVFSDYLRPALRLSALMRLPHIFVFSHDSVAVGEDGPTHQPVEQLASLRALPGLDVVRPADARETIAAWHRIAATSNHPTALVVSRQDLPVLPEPPDIIAEVSRGGYIVWQSGSGLDLALIATGSEVSVALEAARTLTAEGHDVRVISMPCTQWFDEQPVEYRDSVLPRSLAARVTVEAGSTDGWWKYTGLSGSVIGIDRFGVSGSGAEVMSSLGITAENITNHARLLLSPQEKWSSQSKGQG
- a CDS encoding HAD-IA family hydrolase, translating into MIDLTRFHTILFDLDGVLTPTAEVHRRAWQTLFTRYFERKNIPDPYQDSDYFSYLDGKPRYEGVESLLESRSITLPWGTPSDSPDAETVCGLGNRKNVEFSHILATDGVNAYPGSLRFLNALAHTPLRLGVVSSSKNAEAVLGAAGLRERFPVVIDGVVSETKDLPGKPQPDTFEFAARLLDSTPQRSVVVEDAISGIQAGRTGDFGLVIGVDRGVGHTALLQAGADIVVSDLDDLVPSVPPAHTFEKPAERNPL